A portion of the Rhodococcus pseudokoreensis genome contains these proteins:
- a CDS encoding polyprenol monophosphomannose synthase — protein sequence MASETDSGQSGAPSARTLVIIPTYDERENLGLIVRRLHAALPRTHVLVVDDGSPDGTGDVADALASNDDAGRIHVMHRTEKNGLGAAYIAGFRWGLDRDYTVLVEMDADGSHAPEQLHRLLDQVDAGADLVLGSRYVPGGTVVNWPKHREWLSRGGNIYSRLALGVKIKDITGGFRAYRREVLEKLDLAAVESHGYCFQVDLAWRAIQEGFTVREVPITFTEREIGESKMSGGIVREALLKVTQWGLRNRIARIKGVAAR from the coding sequence ATGGCATCGGAGACCGATTCCGGGCAGAGCGGGGCACCGAGCGCACGGACTCTGGTGATCATTCCGACGTATGACGAGCGGGAGAATCTCGGCCTGATCGTGCGGCGCCTGCATGCGGCGCTGCCGCGGACGCATGTTCTCGTCGTCGACGACGGCAGCCCCGACGGCACCGGCGACGTCGCGGACGCCCTCGCGTCGAACGACGACGCCGGTCGCATCCACGTGATGCACCGGACGGAGAAGAACGGACTCGGCGCCGCCTATATCGCCGGCTTCCGGTGGGGCCTGGACCGCGACTACACCGTCCTCGTCGAAATGGACGCCGACGGAAGCCACGCCCCGGAACAGTTGCATCGTCTGCTCGACCAGGTCGATGCCGGCGCCGACCTCGTCCTCGGGTCGCGCTACGTGCCGGGCGGCACGGTGGTCAACTGGCCGAAGCACCGCGAGTGGCTGTCACGCGGCGGGAACATCTACTCCCGACTGGCCCTCGGCGTGAAGATCAAGGACATCACCGGCGGATTCCGCGCATACCGCCGCGAGGTGCTCGAGAAACTCGACCTCGCCGCGGTGGAGTCGCACGGCTACTGCTTCCAGGTAGACCTGGCGTGGCGGGCCATTCAGGAGGGCTTCACGGTCCGTGAGGTTCCGATCACGTTCACGGAGCGAGAGATCGGCGAATCCAAGATGAGTGGCGGGATCGTCCGCGAGGCCCTTCTCAAGGTCACCCAGTGGGGGCTGCGGAACCGGATCGCCCGGATCAAGGGCGTGGCTGCCAGATAG